A part of Paenibacillus donghaensis genomic DNA contains:
- a CDS encoding GntR family transcriptional regulator: MLKGSEMGVSLKRKQGPLYQQIKKILKDRILHGVYPLGSIIPSEPQLEKEFEVSKMTVRGAVQELAQEGYVQKKSGIGTIVTRNTSFLKLSKGKRFTELLVEEGHKLEKRLLSSELLAYEAGTEEYSRFGPYCQRIERLYILNGQPYIHLVHFLTAAALPFGGAAAMDSDIQSLYDALEEKDIHLENFKDRFFVEPAPPEVCLLLELPQGSYVLKRLRNSYDGDGRLIEHSIGCYNTELHHYLVSYDT; this comes from the coding sequence ATGTTGAAAGGTAGTGAGATGGGCGTGTCCCTCAAACGCAAGCAAGGTCCTTTATATCAGCAGATTAAAAAGATCCTCAAAGACAGGATTCTGCATGGGGTGTACCCGCTGGGCAGTATTATTCCGTCTGAACCGCAGCTTGAGAAGGAATTTGAAGTCAGTAAAATGACTGTCCGCGGGGCGGTGCAGGAGCTGGCGCAGGAAGGATATGTGCAGAAGAAAAGCGGGATTGGAACGATTGTAACCCGCAATACTTCTTTTCTGAAACTGTCCAAGGGCAAAAGATTCACGGAGCTTCTGGTGGAGGAAGGGCATAAGCTGGAAAAAAGACTGCTCTCCTCCGAACTGTTAGCCTATGAAGCAGGAACGGAAGAATACAGCCGCTTCGGGCCGTATTGCCAGCGGATTGAACGGCTGTATATTCTGAATGGACAGCCCTATATCCATCTGGTCCACTTCCTGACGGCGGCTGCCCTGCCTTTTGGAGGCGCTGCGGCAATGGATTCGGATATCCAGTCGCTCTATGATGCGCTGGAGGAGAAGGACATTCATTTGGAGAACTTTAAGGACCGGTTCTTCGTAGAACCCGCCCCGCCGGAAGTCTGTCTGCTTCTGGAGCTTCCGCAGGGAAGTTATGTCCTCAAGCGTCTGCGGAATTCTTACGATGGGGATGGCAGGCTGATTGAACACAGCATTGGCTGCTATAACACGGAACTTCATCACTACCTGGTCAGTTACGACACCTGA
- a CDS encoding homocysteine synthase: MSEDRKLSFETLAVHAGQEIDPTTLARAVPLYQTTSYGFRDTEHAANLFALKEFGNIYTRLMNPTTDVFEQRLAALEGGAGALATASGAAAISFSILNIAGAGDEIVSSASLYGGTYNLFSTTLPKLGIKVHFVDSNNPENFRSKINDKTKAIYAETIGNPRGDVLDIEAVAAIAHEHGLPLIVDNTFPSPYLLRPIEHGADIVVHSATKFIGGHGTSIGGIIVDGGKFDWKASGRFPGLTEPDPSYHGVVYTEAVGPIAYIIKARVQLLRDLGAAISPFNSWLLLQGLETLHLRLERHSQNALKVAQYLEKHNDVEWVSYAGLESHPSFELAQKYLPKGQGAILTFGIKGGSSAGRKLIENVKLFSHLANVGDSKSLIIHPASTTHQQLSDEEQTAAGVTPELIRLSVGTESIDDILYDLEQAIAASQQ, translated from the coding sequence ATGTCTGAAGACCGCAAACTGTCATTCGAAACCTTAGCTGTACACGCAGGACAAGAGATTGATCCCACCACCTTGGCCCGTGCTGTACCACTGTATCAGACTACCTCTTATGGGTTCCGCGATACCGAGCATGCTGCGAATCTGTTCGCACTCAAGGAATTCGGGAATATTTATACCCGTCTGATGAATCCGACAACTGATGTGTTCGAGCAGCGTCTGGCGGCGCTGGAGGGCGGTGCGGGTGCACTGGCTACGGCCTCCGGGGCAGCGGCAATTTCCTTCTCCATCCTGAACATCGCCGGTGCCGGTGATGAGATTGTCTCCTCTGCAAGCTTATATGGCGGGACATACAATCTGTTCTCCACCACATTGCCGAAGCTGGGCATTAAGGTGCATTTTGTGGACTCGAACAATCCGGAGAACTTCCGTAGCAAGATTAATGACAAGACGAAAGCGATTTACGCGGAAACCATCGGTAATCCGCGCGGCGATGTGCTCGATATCGAAGCCGTAGCAGCGATTGCCCATGAACACGGGCTGCCGCTTATTGTCGATAATACCTTCCCAAGTCCCTACCTGCTGCGTCCAATAGAGCATGGGGCAGACATTGTAGTTCACTCGGCTACCAAGTTTATTGGCGGACACGGAACCTCCATTGGCGGAATTATTGTGGATGGCGGCAAGTTCGATTGGAAGGCGAGCGGCCGGTTCCCTGGTCTGACCGAACCTGATCCAAGTTATCATGGAGTGGTATATACGGAGGCTGTGGGGCCTATTGCTTATATTATCAAAGCGCGTGTCCAGCTGTTGCGTGACCTGGGAGCGGCGATCTCACCATTTAACTCCTGGCTGCTGCTGCAGGGTCTGGAGACCCTTCATCTGCGGCTGGAGCGCCATAGTCAGAATGCATTAAAAGTAGCACAATATCTAGAGAAGCATAACGATGTAGAGTGGGTGAGCTACGCCGGATTGGAGAGTCATCCGTCCTTCGAGCTGGCTCAGAAATATCTGCCCAAAGGCCAGGGGGCGATCCTGACGTTCGGTATCAAAGGCGGAAGTTCTGCGGGGCGCAAGCTGATTGAGAATGTGAAGCTGTTCTCCCATCTGGCGAATGTCGGCGATTCCAAGTCGCTGATCATTCATCCGGCCAGCACTACGCACCAGCAGCTGTCTGATGAAGAACAGACTGCAGCCGGTGTTACGCCGGAGCTGATCCGCTTGTCGGTCGGCACGGAATCCATCGATGATATTCTGTATGACCTGGAGCAGGCGATTGCTGCCAGCCAGCAATAA